A stretch of the Aphis gossypii isolate Hap1 chromosome 2, ASM2018417v2, whole genome shotgun sequence genome encodes the following:
- the LOC114127226 gene encoding beta-1,3-galactosyltransferase 5-like, whose translation MIVRLYSLILSLGSLTLITFSLWSVWSKIANVDESHAGHVEYRILTIENVTSKPFELHSLSDTDLHSLIDLPSFNFNINQKVCDNNTKLVVALVHTAPGHYAKRQAIRDTWAKMIPTLFFMGLPDSNITQNNVILENQLYSDIVQGNFIDCYRNLTYKHVMVFKWTLYYCPCARYLLKTDDDTLVNAPYLLEILNHRLSPLGARNLLMCQLILSSMVKRSYRSKWRVSYSEYPNRWYPTYCRGWAIVYSPDVIYKLYTEAQVTPYFWIDDVHITGTIAVKQNITQTDLAELAVDESDVRDDKNISRKFLFCLLSEADQSMRKFWNIILQPDDTVVSSSTNLGLDMNVGNN comes from the coding sequence ATGATAGTACGATtgtattctttaattttatcgcTTGGCAGCCTTACATTAATCACATTTTCTTTGTGGTCAGTATGGAGCAAGATAGCCAATGTCGACGAATCACATGCTGGCCATGTCGAATATCGTATACTTACAATAGAAAATGTTACTTCGAAACCATTCGAATTACATTCTTTGTCCGATACAGATCTTCACTCTTTGATCGATTTGCCATctttcaatttcaatataaaccaAAAGGTATGCGACAACAATACTAAACTGGTAGTAGCTTTAGTTCATACTGCACCAGGACATTATGCCAAACGTCAGGCTATAAGAGATACATGGGCAAAAATGATACCAACGTTATTTTTCATGGGTCTACCAGATTCAAACATTACTcaaaacaatgttattttagaaaatcaatTGTATAGTGATATTGTTCAAGGCAACTTTATAGATTGTTACcgtaatttaacttataaacatGTGATGGTATTTAAATGGACTTTGTACTATTGTCCTTGTGCCAGGTATTTGCTCAAAACTGATGATGATACGTTGGTTAATGCACCATATTTGTTGGAAATACTCAATCATAGATTATCACCTTTAGGAGCGCGAAATTTGCTTATGTGCCAACTCATATTATCGAGTATGGTAAAACGTTCATATAGATCTAAATGGAGAGTTTCATATTCTGAATATCCAAATCGTTGGTATCCAACATATTGCAGAGGCTGGGCGATAGTTTATTCACcagatgtaatttataaactatacacaGAAGCACAAGTAACTCCATACTTTTGGATTGATGATGTTCACATAACTGGTACAATAGCagtcaaacaaaatattactcaAACAGATTTAGCAGAATTAGCAGTGGACGAATCTGATGTAAGggacgataaaaatattagtcgcaagtttttattttgcttattatcTGAAGCAGATCAGTCAATGAGAAAattttggaatattattttacaacctGATGATACTGTTGTTTCATCTTCAACCAACCTTGGACTTGATATGAATGTTGGtaataactaa